GCCGTGTCGCCCGCTGGCATACACTGACGTGTGCTCCCGCACGAAATTGTGCGTAGCAACAACGCGTTTATCGCGCATCAGGTGCTGAAAAGCTAGATGCCGGTCGACGCCCAAGAAGCCTACGTCGAAGATGGCGATGCGTAGCCCGCGGCCCGCGAGTCCGGCCTGCTTGAACGCGGCCGCACCTAGGCTCGCCGTTTGGCGGCGGGCAAGCTGCCGATCGGCGGTGGTTAGCTCCTTTTCAGTTGAGGCGACCGTTTCGGCGTGGCTGGCGGGCGCTAGGTCGATGGTGGTGCGCGGTACTACCGCTTGCACGCCGGATAGTTGGCGCAGCGCGGCAGCTTGGGCGGGCGTAGCTTGGCAGGCCACAGCATTGAACCAGCGACTTACGTAGGTCACTGTATCGGCTAGGTTTTGCACGCGGCGCACGTAATCGGGGCGCACGGGGAAGTCGGTGCTATCGGCAGCCGGCAGGTGCTGGCGTTGGCGGCGCGCTTGCGCCTGCGGTGCAAAGTAGGTAGCCGGCTGCAAGCGCATACCTGCTTTATCGCGCAGAAAAACCCAGTAATGCACGGTTGGCTTAGCCGCCTGCGCGTGGGCTGCTCCTGCGCTCAGAAGCAGTAAACTAGCGGCTAGGCTGCGCGATAAATCAGCAAAAAAGCGAAGCAGAATACGCAAATGACGAATATAGAAGGATAAGCTACGGAGAAGCAGGCTGCAAGTAGGGCAGCTTTCTTCGAATAACAAGCAATGCTACCGCTCAGCGGTTACGCTTCCTTCCTAGGATAGTTATCCCGCCGCTCTTGACCTAACTAATCGTGACAGTAGAACGCAATTTCTGCCCGTGACAACCCTGTCAGCCTCTTTTGCTGTGCTGTATCTGAGCAGCCGAGCACCTAGCTCACAAAATAAATAGTCGAAGTATTAGTCGTTATTACGAAAAATTCGTAGTATTACGAAAAAATCGTAATAACTATGGAGAGATTAACGCAACCTGAAGAAGAAGCCATGCAGGTGCTGTGGCAGCTCGACGGCGGCTTTGTAAAAGATGTACTCGAACGCCTTCCCGTTCCTACGCCGCCTTACACAACCCTCGCTTCTACCATCCGCAATCTGGAGCGCAAAGGCTACGTGCAGGGCGCCAAGCTCGGTAACTCCTACCGCTACACGCCGCTCGTGCGGGCCGAGGAGTACCGCCGCAAGTTTATGAGCAGCTTCGTGAGCGACTATTTCCGCAACTCCTACAAAGAGCTGGTTTCCTTTTTTGCTAAGGAGCAGAAGATCAGCGCCGATGAGTTGCAAGAAATTATTCGCATGATCGAGCAAAAAAAGCCGGAATAGCGATGCCAGCCTTACTCGTATACTTGCTACAGGTAAATGGGGCCTTGCTGCTGTTTTGCGCAGCGTACTACCTAGTGCTCCGTCGGCTCACCTTCTACGGGCTCAACCGCTGGTTTATGCTGTTTGCGTTTGGGTTTGCCACTATGTATCCCTTCGCAGAAGCGGATGCCTTGTTGCGCTGGTTTCGGCAGCCCATCCCAGCCCCACTCCTACCCATGGCTTGGTCGCCTTTGGTACTGGCTGGCCCGGCTGCGCAGCCTTTCCCTTACTGGCACATGCTGGTTCTTCTTTATTGGACTGGCACTGGGCTACTACTGACGAGGTTCTTGCTTCAGCTAGCCTCCCTTTACCGGGTGCGGCTGCATTCTCGCTTGGTGCGCTGGCAGGGGCTAGCTTTTCGGCAAGTGGCGGCGCCTGTCAATCCGTTTTCGTTCTGGCAAACTATCTACCTGAATCCCGACCAGCACACCGCGGCCGAACTTCCGGCGATTCTTCGCCACGAACAGGTGCACGTGCAACAGTGGCACACGCTGGATGTGCTGCTAGCGCAGCTACTACAGGCTTTCTGCTGGTTCAATCCGGCCGCGTGGTGGCTACGTCGCGCCGTGCAGGACAACCTGGAATTTATCACCGACCGCGCCGTGCTGCGCACGGGTCTGCTCGACGCCAAAGTCTACCAGTACAATCTTGTTAAGCTCAGTAAGCTAGCTCCGACTGCGGCGCTGGCCAATCATTTCACATTTCGCACCCTTAAAAGCCGTATCCTCATGATGAACAAACAACGCTCCTCGTCGGTGACCCTGTTCGCCTACGCTCTTCTGGTACCTAGCTTAATCGTGGCAACCATCAGCTGCTCGAAGCCGCAAATAGAACCGAGCACAGCCGCTGCCCAACCAACAACGGTGGACATCAGCGCCGAAGCCAAGGAAAAGCGCGACGTCAAACTGCCCGATAATATGATCTATTTCATTGACGGCCGTGAAAGCGATAAATCCGTGCTAGCCGCCATGGATCCCGCTACTATCGAAAGCATGAGCATATTCAAGGGCGAACAAGCGCAGAAGCTCTTCAGCGTTAAGACAGCCGGCGTTATCAGCATCATCACAAAGGCGAATAAGAACTCGGAAGCAGTTCAGCGCTTCAAGCAGCGCTACTCCCTTTCGGCCACCGGCCAAGACCCGAACTCGGCAAACATTAAGGTAACAACTACTGGTAATCAAGAAAAAGCCAACTTCCCCGCCAACGTCTTGATAGTGGTAAACGGCCAGGAATCTACCACCCAAGCGGCCGAAGCCTTGGACGTGAAGAGCATTGATAGAATGGAAGTATTAAAAGGACAGAAAGCCATTGACCAGTATGGCGAGAAGGGCAAGAATGGGGTTATTCTTGTCACGACCAAGTAGAACAGCCTTCATTGTAGAGAGTAGATGAAAGAGCGGAAACATGATGTTTCCGCTCTTTTGCTTTCTAGGTACTTACAATCCTTTTCGCTTTCCCGATTCGTGAAGCAGGCAAGCACTGGCGAATCCTATTACTTTTGCCCAGCCCTAGCTCGACAACGCTTTCAAAAGGCGCGTCGTTTGAGGGTGCAACAGATGTCTTACCTTCTTACCTGTTCTTTTCTATGAACCTACCCTTCTCCCGCGCCGCGCTGACAGCTATGCTGGGTGTGGGCCTCTTGAGCGCGGGTACTTCGTGCGTTCCATCGAAGAAGTACAAAGCACTACAAGCACAGTATTCGGACCTGACGAGCGCCCGCGACCAGCTACAAGCCCAAAAAACGGCACTGGAACAGCAAAGTGCCCAAACCGAAGAAGCCTTGAAAGCTAGCTTGCAGAGCAAGAACCAGCAGGTTAGTCAGCTCAACTCCAGCCTAGGAGCCACGCAGGAAGACCTGAAAGCCAAGGAAGCGCGCATTGCTGAGATGCAGCGCATTCTCGACCAGAAAGACGCGGCGGTGAAGGCCCTGCGCCAAAAAGTAGGCGACGCGCTGCTAGGTTTCAACGCCAACGATCTGACCGTAAACGTAAAAAACGGCAAGGTGTACGTGTCGCTCTCCGAGCAGCTGTTGTTCAAATCGGGCTCCACGAAGGTTGACCCCAAAGGTGTGGATGCGCTGCGCAAGCTAGCTGAAGCCCTGAAAGGCAACCAGGACGTGAACGTGCTGGTGGAAGGCCACACCGACAACGTACCGATTGCTCGCATTGCGGGGATGAAAGACAACTGGGATTTGAGCGTATTGCGGGCCACGGAAATCACGCGTATTCTGACGGAGGCGGGCTTGCCGTCTGGGCAAGTAACACCCTCGGGCCGCTCGCAATACTCGCCGGTAGCAGCTAACGACAACGCGGCCAACAAAGCCCTCAACCGTCGAACGGAAATCATCCTGACGCCCAAGCTAGACGAACTCTTCCAGATTTTGGAAGCCAACTAAGCAGGCTGGCCTTTCCGAGCAGCACGCGAAATCTGAACTACGCACTTGTGCTAGGCTTGCTAAGAGGTTAGGAAATTTCCTTGCTCAGAAATTGTTCTACCGCTGCATACCATGCAAGCCTCTAGGCCGCAGCGCTGCGTTAGCAACGTAGCGACCCGGAACTGCAAAAGCCCAACTACCTAGGCAGTTGGGCTTTTTTGTTGAGCATACAGCCTTGACTAGCGAAGGTCAGCAGCGCTAAACTGCCGGATATACTTGCCCGGTTTGGGCGCCGAGCACGCTCTTCAAGTAGGCTCTTACCACCACATCCATCTTCGCCAGCGCGTGACCGGGGAAACCGGGCAACATAGCCGCCGAGTCTTCTACCAAGCCAGGGCTTACGGCGTTGATGCGGACGCCATTCTCCAACTCAATGGCGGCGGCGCGCGCAAAGGCATTTATCGCCGCATTGACAGTTGTTAAGTTGGCCCCGTTGCGAACAGGATCATCCGATAAGATGCCCGACGATAGCGTGAACGAGCCTTTCGGGTTGATGTATTGCTGACCGATGAGCACCAGATTGATCTGTCCTAGCAGTTTGTTATTAAGCCCTTTCTGAAAATCGGCAGCCGTCATGCTAGCTAGCGGGCCGAAGTGCGCGCCACCTGCAGTACTGATCAGCGCGTCGAACGCGCCGACTTGCTTGTACATGGCTTCGATAGATTCCGACGACGTGATATCAGCCTGCACATCGCCGCTTTTCGATCCGACTTTCACAAGCTCATGGTCATTCTCCAGCGCGGCTGTTACCTTTTTGCCAATGGTGCCCGTAGCACCGACGATGATGATTTTCATGCTATAAGGATAACGAATAAAGAGAATACTTCACGAGTTATCATGCCCGCCGCCGGTACGTACTATCGCCGCTTATCTGCTGATCATCAGCACACTTACAGTTCTACAGCTTAGGCTTTGCGAACAGCCACAGCAAGCAGGCACCGCGGCGTGCGCATCCTACGTTAGCTACCACCTAGCTCAAACGTTGCTTTTGGCTGCCACTGCTGTCCATTGTGGCGAAACAAGGTAAAGTTTTGCACGGCAAAGGTGGCCTCATACGAACGAGCACCAAAGAGCTGACGCAACTCTGGCACCTGCGCCGCCGGCAAATCACGCGTAGCCAGAGTGAGATGCGGCGTGAATGGCCGACTTTCGCGGGGCACCTCGGGCAAGTGCGTGGCGCACCAGTCAGTAAGCTCTGCGTGAAAGGCTTTCAACGCCACTGCTTCGCGCACGTGCACAAACAACGTCCGGTTGCCGAACCAGGCAAAATTGTGTAAACCAACCGTCAGGGGCTGCTGCGCGGTGGCAAACGCGGTTAGCGCGGCCGTGCACCTAGCTTCGAACTCATCCGGTTGGCGCGTGGGCGGAATGAGGGTGATGTGCGGCGGCAAGCGCACCGCATTACGACTACCCGTGAGTCGGTTCACCTCCTGCTTCATCGCCCACGTTTCCGAAAATACGGGCTCCGGCGGCAGCAAGGCAACTAAATAGAGCGTGTTCACTGGCTTTAGCTTAAGTAGAGTACATAAAAAACCGCCTGGCAGCTCGCTATACGTGGTATAGGAGCCAACAGGCGGGTTTTGGGCACTAAGCTGCTACAGTCCGTACTTACTGATCAGGTAGATCAGCGCGGCCATGCTGGCGCCACCTAGCTCCAGCTCGCGACGGTTTACTTTGTCGAACGTGTCGGCGGCGGTGTGGTGAATGTCGAAGTAGCGTTGATCGTCGCACTCGTAGCCGATGAGGGCTTTCACTTGTTCCTTGAGCGGCCCGATATCGGTGCCGCCGTGGCCGGGTCCGATTTCTTCGCTCTTGTAGGGCGTGAACAAGGGGCTCCATTGCTGTACTTTGGTCACGACCTCAGGCGAGCCTTCGATGCCAAAACCGCGGGGCGTGAAGCCGCCGCCGTCCGACTCCATGGCAGCTACGTG
This Hymenobacter sp. GOD-10R DNA region includes the following protein-coding sequences:
- a CDS encoding BlaI/MecI/CopY family transcriptional regulator, producing MERLTQPEEEAMQVLWQLDGGFVKDVLERLPVPTPPYTTLASTIRNLERKGYVQGAKLGNSYRYTPLVRAEEYRRKFMSSFVSDYFRNSYKELVSFFAKEQKISADELQEIIRMIEQKKPE
- a CDS encoding 2'-5' RNA ligase family protein, which produces MNTLYLVALLPPEPVFSETWAMKQEVNRLTGSRNAVRLPPHITLIPPTRQPDEFEARCTAALTAFATAQQPLTVGLHNFAWFGNRTLFVHVREAVALKAFHAELTDWCATHLPEVPRESRPFTPHLTLATRDLPAAQVPELRQLFGARSYEATFAVQNFTLFRHNGQQWQPKATFELGGS
- a CDS encoding M56 family metallopeptidase, encoding MPALLVYLLQVNGALLLFCAAYYLVLRRLTFYGLNRWFMLFAFGFATMYPFAEADALLRWFRQPIPAPLLPMAWSPLVLAGPAAQPFPYWHMLVLLYWTGTGLLLTRFLLQLASLYRVRLHSRLVRWQGLAFRQVAAPVNPFSFWQTIYLNPDQHTAAELPAILRHEQVHVQQWHTLDVLLAQLLQAFCWFNPAAWWLRRAVQDNLEFITDRAVLRTGLLDAKVYQYNLVKLSKLAPTAALANHFTFRTLKSRILMMNKQRSSSVTLFAYALLVPSLIVATISCSKPQIEPSTAAAQPTTVDISAEAKEKRDVKLPDNMIYFIDGRESDKSVLAAMDPATIESMSIFKGEQAQKLFSVKTAGVISIITKANKNSEAVQRFKQRYSLSATGQDPNSANIKVTTTGNQEKANFPANVLIVVNGQESTTQAAEALDVKSIDRMEVLKGQKAIDQYGEKGKNGVILVTTK
- a CDS encoding OmpA family protein, which produces MNLPFSRAALTAMLGVGLLSAGTSCVPSKKYKALQAQYSDLTSARDQLQAQKTALEQQSAQTEEALKASLQSKNQQVSQLNSSLGATQEDLKAKEARIAEMQRILDQKDAAVKALRQKVGDALLGFNANDLTVNVKNGKVYVSLSEQLLFKSGSTKVDPKGVDALRKLAEALKGNQDVNVLVEGHTDNVPIARIAGMKDNWDLSVLRATEITRILTEAGLPSGQVTPSGRSQYSPVAANDNAANKALNRRTEIILTPKLDELFQILEAN
- a CDS encoding short chain dehydrogenase; the protein is MKIIIVGATGTIGKKVTAALENDHELVKVGSKSGDVQADITSSESIEAMYKQVGAFDALISTAGGAHFGPLASMTAADFQKGLNNKLLGQINLVLIGQQYINPKGSFTLSSGILSDDPVRNGANLTTVNAAINAFARAAAIELENGVRINAVSPGLVEDSAAMLPGFPGHALAKMDVVVRAYLKSVLGAQTGQVYPAV